The DNA window GGAAACTGTCTGGACGTGTGATTTTTCTTATGATTACGTGAAAATTAATGCAGAATATCGGACTTAGATAACGCGAGTACGGCGAGTTTCTTTTAAAAAGACAACAGCTTGAATGTTGTAGGGTGGAATAGCGAAGCGTATTCCACCTTGAAATTCTGCAAAAATTGAGCAAAAACAGATTATAAATCGTATGGTGGAATACGCTTTGCTATTCCACCCTACATTTTTTAGTTGAAAAATTCTAAACGGTTTTCGCCACTCGCCGAACTAGCGTTAGATAAGCGAAAAAATTGCGCGTAGTGTCATGTGTGGCATTACGCCCATTGAGTCAGCATTATGGCTTATCGGAAAAAAAATCAGATTCAATTTTACCCGTTAAAGGATTCACCGTGATTTTTGCCTTCATACCTTCATACTCTAAAATGATTTCTCCGCCACTACTTCCCCCTTCAGGATAAAACACAATTTCATACACGGATTTATCTTTTGTGGTAATCTCCCCGCCCCACTGCAATGTTGCACCACGACTAACCCAATTATTCACACTGGGTGTTTTATCTATATCTTCCGTTTCTTTTCCTTCATAAAATTTCACAACCTTAGAAGTCCCTTCAATAATTGCAGAACGTCGTGCGTAATTTAAAGCGGCAATCGCTTCACGAAGTTGAGCCTGAAACAAGGTTGACTTACCTGAATTTAAATGAGGAATTACAATTGCTGCAGCAAGGGCAATAATTGCCATAACTAATAGAATTTCAAATAAGGTAAATCCATATTGACTGGTAAAACGAGAGGGTTTTAACATAACTTATTAATAATATTTGATATTAGCTAAAAATTTTGTTTACATGAAACGAGTGTTTTTTGTAAATTTTGAACAACTTGTTTTCTTTAATTTATAATTAATTAATAAGTGATTAACTAAAAACTATAGCTAATCCGCAATGTTTAGCATAAATCTTGCCCATCTGATAAACTGGCACACAGTATAAATCAGATAAATGTGTTAATGACATTTTAAAACTTGTTTATTTTTTCTTATCTGCCTTCGAGTTCATTCAGTTATGACGATGCGCGATTACTACCAAATTTTAGAAATTACCCCTGATGCAGATCAGGAAGAAATTAAACGGGCTTATCGACGGCTCGCACAAAAATATCATCCAGACCGTAGTCCAGAAGCAAATGCCGCACAATGTTTTCAGACGATTCAAGAAGCTTATGATACTTTAAAAGACCCTATACAACGCATTGAGTACAACCGTACTCGTAAAGTGATTAAACCTTATAGTTTCTCATGGTTACGTAACCAATTTTATGCATGGCGACGGGCGCGAGAAAATGATTATGCATTGAAATCAGCAGAACAGCGTGTCTATGCACAAGATGATGATGATAACTCTTTTGATTATAAAGGGTTAATGATTGGTATTGGTCTGTTGTTATTTGGCGGTATTGCGGGTGCAGGAGTACATTATTTATGGGCATCTCCAACGGTATCAACAGGATTGACTGCATCGCCTGCCTTATCCTCATCATCAACTGCCGAAAAAACGACAGGCTCATCAGAATATCAGTTTGCACTCTTTTTAATTGAAAATACGAATAATTTAGACCTGATAGATACCTTAGAACGGCTCAGTCAGCAACAGCAAATCAATGTGTTTGCTGATGCACAGGTTAAAGCGGCTTTATTGCATTATTACGATAAGCAATATACGGTCACGACTCCTGAGCAAGCATTACAGATATTGACCAAATTACAAGTTAAATATCCGCAAGATAACTTAATTGCAGAGCGGCAACAGCAGTTACAGCAAATTGTTGGGGCAGCACCGACTTTAACAAGTTCTGTCAATGGGGCAAATCAATTAGATACCAAATCCCCCCCTGATTCTTCTTTACCTGTACAAGATAATCCTGCAACTCCGCCTGTTTTAGCGAATTTAGCAACGCCTTTGCCTACTGAGACAAGTCCTCCCACAGAGCGAGAGGCACACCCTACGACAGAGACAACAGCAATAACAACACCAGTTCCTGTAGAACCCATTGCAGAACCAATAAATACAGTAGAAACAGCAGATTCAGTCATTACCAATGATGCTAATAATCTCGTCACTGCACCTGTTGCAATGACAGCAATCACACAACGCTTGGCTGTTTGTCGTACACACATCAATGAACAACGTTTAACCTATGGTCAAGATAGTGCATTGAATTGTTATCGAGAAGTGCTACGAATGGATCCGCGCAATCTTGCTGCACGGCAGGGCATTGACAATTTAAAAAACAGCTTTTTATCCCGTTTTGATAGCTTGCTTGAACAACAACGTGTTGATAAAGCAAAGTCTTATATTAGAAGCCTAGAACGGATTGATCCCCGTCTGCCCATTTTGAAAGAGTTAAGATTAAAAGTGGTTGAGTTAGAAAATAAAATCCAAGCTGCCTCTGTCTTATTTTCTGAAACAGCCAATAAATGTGCAGAATTGATTCGTAAATTATCAGTTGGCTTAAATCTAGCCCCTCATGAAGATGTTTATTTTAAAGAAAATTGTCATTAGACCGAGGACTGAATGATGCAAGTTTCTTCTATGACGTATATTCGTCTGTTAAGCCTGTGTTTTTTTCTCGCAGGATGTCAAACCCTTCCAAAACCACCACAGCAAGTAGTTGATTATCCAATCAGTTTTGAAGCGGCCGTGACCGCAGTAACACATCAATTATTAGGCACACTTGCAAAACAGCAGGCAGGGAATCAGCTCATCATCGTGCTTGACCCTTTTGTCGATGCAAATAGTGGTGATGTTTTGGAGATAAGCCGTAGTATTGAAGAAGACATGATTGCGGAAGGGAAAAAATATTATCCCAGCTATATTTTAGACCGCCTCACACCTGCTTTATTACGGCGTGCGCAGTATGTTTTAAACGGCACGATTAATTTACGTGATTATCAGTTGAGCACAGAAAGCGCAACAGATAAGTATTATCAGTTGTCTGCAAGTTTGGTGGATTTAAAAACAGGTGTTGTTATTGCCCACGCAATGAGTTGGATTGCAGATGCTGATTTAAATTACGTCAGAACGCCGTTGTATCGGAATAGCCCCACTTTTTTTAAAGATAAACGGGTACAAAGCCAAATCGAAACAGCAGAAACCCATGAGGGTAAATCAGCAGATGATGAGTATTACAGCAGCTTAGATACCAATGCGTTGTTGGTAGAAGCAGAAACCGCCTATGAAAATACGAATTATACTAAAGCGCATTATTTATTTCAGAAAGCGGCAGCACGTAGTGATGGGCAAGTCATGAAAACTTATCTTGGCTTATATGAAACAACGCGCAAAACAGAAAAAGAAAATGTCGCCAATCAAGAAGCCGCATTTACAAAATTACTGGCGTTAAGCATTCAAGAAACCAATAGTTTAAATATTCGATTTTTATTTGAAGTGAATTCAATCGAATTTATTAATAACAATAGCATACGCCAACAGTATGCTGAATGGTTGCGCATGATTAGCCGTTTTTTACAGAAAAATAGTTATTGTTTTCAGGTTGTTGGGCATAGCAGTAAAACAGGAAAAGCTGACTATAATCTTAAGCTCTCTGTAGAACGGGCAGAACATGTGCGTCAATTATTAGCGGTAGAATTACCCAGTTTAGCCACACAATCAAAAGCCATTGGTAAAGGCTTTAGTGAAAATTTAGTCGGCTCTGGCACTGATGATGCGCAGGATGCAATTGATAGACGGGTTGAATTATCGATTGTGAATTGCCAAGACTTTAAAGTAACGCCCTAATCCTCCCAAAATATGCGGTATTCACGGACTATCCAGCAATACCGCGTCGCTTTACAACTCGCTTCTCTCGCTCCTATACTCAGTGACGCTTTTAATAAAAAATAAGGTAGTACGACGTAGAACAATCTATTTGCATCACCCCGACGGTTTTGCGTTACTTAACTACTCATGACAGTAAACCATCAAGAGAGCATTTTTATGTCTTACCGTATAATAACCATCGTGCCATTGCTTTTTTCTATGGGCAATGTTTACGCAAATGATTATCCAACCATTGATAAAGTGAATTATGTGTTTGAATGCATGGCATTGCATGGCGGGGAAAGTTATGAAAATATGTATCAGTGTGCCTGTACTATAGACGAAATCGCAAATAAGATGTCTTACGATGAATATACAAAAGCGGATACCTTAGCGCGTTTATTGCAAGCACGGGGCGAGCGTGCAGCAATTTTTCGTGACCCCCCCGAAGCGAAAGCGTTACGTAAAAAATTCGCAGATATCAAAACGGTGGCTGAAAAGCGTTGTTTTATCAATCAAGTTACAGCCCCCAGTCATCCGACTGCAACGTCAACGACTGAAACACCGCAACCTGCAACAATGACCGAGCCAGTCCCGACGCAACAGGCGGGTAGCAACACAAAGTAATTTATTTATCAATTTGTTATTGTCTTAATGCCTTTATGAGTGGCAAGATTAAATTGCGTGTGTGAGTTGCAATTTATGATTACTCATAAATGCTTGTTGATAGCTGTTTAACATGCCGTTCATCATTTGCGTTAATGTCCAATGTTGATTGGCATGTTGTAACGCATTTAGACAGAGTTGTTCCCGCAAACTGGGTTCTCGTAACAAGCGCATGGTATTTTCTGCAAGCGCATGTGCTGATTGTGCAGGACATAACAAGCCTGTTTTTTCATGTTCTATCATCTCTACTAATCCCCCTGTTGAGGTCGCAACAACGGCTGTTTTTGTTAGAAATGCTTGAGAAACAAGGCGTGTTTGTGCTTCTGTTGCGATAGAGGCAATGATAATAACGTCACAAATGCTTAAATAATCTTCAATATTGACGCGATATCCTAGAAAGTGGAAATGTGTTTGATACGTAGAGTGAGCAACGGCTGTTAAGACTTGTTGTTTATACGCTTGAGAGTTTTCGGTCGCTTCTCCAATTTGTAAAAAAGTGACATTAGAAAAGTGTTGCGCAATTTCTTGACAGGCTTGAACAAAAAAGAGTTGTCCCTTGTCTTCGCGTATCATCCCGATATTGGCAATAATCCAATGGTCTGTGGAAATTCCTAAACTTGCACGTAGTGCTTGGTTTTTTTCTCGTAATTGCGGATAGAAACGGGTTTCATCCACGCCTGCAATAGCAACATCAATGGCATGGATAGACTTTAAGCCAAAAGAGACTAATTGCGCCTTAATTGTCTGTGCGGTCACTATCACACGGTCATTACCATACTGCCAAATTAAACGATGTACAAAACTGTGGCGAATTGGGTTAGTGACATGACGAGAGCGTACAACAGTAATGCCTGTTAGCCACTTAATCCAACAGGCTTGATAACTGTCTTTAGAGCTGTGTGTATCAATTAATTCAATCTGTTGCACATGTAGAAAATGATATAGCTGCCATAATATCGGTAGGCTAAATGCATTATGAATGTCTAAGGGTAAGCAGGATAGCCCGTAACGCCGCGCTTCGTGCAAAATAGCAGAGCGACTGTGTGCAATAAGCCAAACTTGATGCCCATGCGCACGTAGCCATAACATCTGTTCGATAATGCGTAATTCTTGCCCGCCCCAATGCAAACTACTTTCTAAATGTGCAATACGCATTGTTGCTATATCCGATTAATTCTCTGATAAATAAGTTATTTCTTCTCACTATTTTCAACGCCGTTTGCAGCACTTCGATATAAGAATTGCCCGATGAGTTGTTCTAACACCATTGCAGATTGTGTAAGGTAAATTTCACTATTACTGTGTAAATACTCAACATCGCCACCAGGTTCTAAACCAATATATTGTTCGCCTAATAAACCAGAGGTGAAAATACTGGCGGATGTATCAGCGGGTAACTTGTCGAACTGGGGTTCTATGCGTAACGTAGCAATCGCTTTATATGTGTTATTATCAAAGCGGATGTCTGTCACGCGCCCAATGGTAACACCGCTGACTTTTACAGGGGCTTTGACTTTTAAACCGCCAATATTTTGGAACTTTGCGGTTACTAAATAACCCGCATCATTGTATAACGAGCCTAAGTTACTCACTTTTAAGGTTAAGAGTAATAAGGCAAGAAAGCCTAACATCACAAAAACGCCAACCCAAATTTCTAATGTTCTTGAATACATAGCGGTTTCCTAGATACGAAAAAATTGCATATTGACATTATACTGTACTTTCATCAGTGCTATAAAACATTGCACAAAAAACCCGCTTGCCTTCGCTAACTTTATATCATGATGAATACGACCGACTTATCAGATATTCCTTCTATTGCCTTATTACCGTTACCTGTTGCTAATCAGATTGCTGCGGGTGAGGTGATTGAGCGACCTGCGTCTGTGGTTAAAGAGTTATTAGAAAACAGTGTGGATGCAGGGGCTGACCATATTGATATAGAGATAGAAAAAGGTGGCGTTGGTTTAATTCGTATTCGTGATAATGGGTGTGGGATTCGTGCGACTGAATTAGAACTGGCAGTGAGTCGTCATGCAACCAATAAAATTAGAACCTTAACCGATTTAGAGCAATTGCATAGTTTAGGGTTTCGTGGAGAAGCACTTGCGAGTATTGCGTCAGTCTCACAATTTGCAATGCATTCTCGTTTTTATAGTGCAGAACATGGCTATAGTTTATTGCTCAATACGTTTAGTCAAATACCAACAATAGAACCCGTTCCCCATCCTGTCGGCACAACGGTTGAAGTGCGCGAATTGTTTTATAACACGCCTGCTCGTCGTAAATTTCTACGCGCTGAAAAAACAGAATTTGGGCATATTCAAGAAGTCGTAAAACGCCTTGCATTGAGTCGCTTTAACGTCAGCTTTACCCTGCAACATCATGCTAAAACGGTACTTACCTTAAAAAAAACGACCGATGAAGCCAGCCGTTTATTGCGTATTGGGCAATTATGCGGGACTGAATTCATGCAAAACGCCTTAACCGTGCAATATGAAAACCAGATGATTCGTTTATCAGGCTGGATAAGTCCGCCCAGTTATGCACGGGGACAAGCTGACCAGCAATATTTTTTTGTAAATGGGCGGGTTGTGCGGGATAAATTGGTGAGTCATGCCATTCGCGCTGCTTATCAAGATGTGCTTTACAGTGGACGACACCCTTGTTACGTTTTATATTTGGAAATAGCCCCACATGAAGTCGATGTGAATGTTCATCCAACGAAACATGAAGTGCGTTTTGTGCAACAAGGTTGGATACATCATTTTTTAGCCAGCAGTTTGCAACAAACCTTAGGGCAAACACGCCCGAGTAATTCCGTGAATATTGCTGACCATTTAGACAATACGGCAACAACATTTGCACGTCCACATTTAGATAATCGCCCTTCTCCCCAGTATCAGCCAGCCTTAGCAATTGCGCCTACCCCCGAATTGACTGTACAAGAAAGCCAACAGTTTTATCAGGTTTTGCATCAAGCTAAACTGCAAACAACAACAGAGACCCAAGCCCCTCCCGAGTCAGTAATTCCCCCTTTAGGCTATGCAAGAGCACAGTTACATGGGATTTTTATTATTGCGGAGAATGCACAGGGGCTTGTGTTAGTGGATATGCACGCAGCCCATGAGCGAATCACTTATGAACGCATGAAAACTGCATGGGAAACACACCGTTTAACAGCACAATATTTATTAGTCCCTGTTACCGTTTTCATCAGTGAAACCGATGCAGACCAATTGGATACTTTTCATGAAACCCTATTGCGTTTAGGCTTTGAAATCACACGTGCAGGACGGGAAAGTTTATTAGTACGTCAAGTACCGCAACTCTTGATACAAGCGGATATTGCGTTATTGGTACAAGCATTACTCAGTGATTTAATTCGTTTTGGTAGCAGTGCGGTTTTAGATACGCACATTCATGAGATTTTTGCCACAATGGCATGTCATCATTCAGTACGTGCTAATCGTCAACTGAGTTTAAGCGAAATGAACGCATTATTACGTGATATGGAAGCCACTGAACGCAGTAATCAATGTAATCATGGTCGCCCAACATGGGTACAATTGAGTTTAAAAGAATTAGACAGTTTATTTTTACGCGGGCGGTAAATCATCAATCGTATCAATATCCTGTAAAATGCCTTTATCATCACCATGTAAGGGTAGCAGTGTTGTTATATGGGCTTCAATAATTGCCCGCGCACCGCTATCCCCTGTTAATTGACTGAGTGGCGTATAAAATTGATGAGCAAACCCAACAGGATGCCCACGTTTCCCACGATAATAGGGGGCAACTAAGGCAACACCATTTTCTAAATGTGTCACTAAACGTTGGATTGTTTGTGCTTGAATAAAAGGCATGTCAGCTAAGGCGACTAACCATGCATCAGCCGTTGCACTGGCTTGTACGCCACACGCTAAACTGTGTCCCATGCCAAGCGTTGACGCTTCACAAATGACATAAGTATAACCTGCTATTGTTAATAATCTTTGTAATTCAATATCATCAGGACGTACAACAACCAATAATTGTTTAACCCATGGTTGCAATATTTGCGCACTGGCTAATATCAAGGGCAGTTGTTGTTGCGGCAGAATATGACGTAATTTGGGACTACCAAAGCGTTGGCTTTGACCAGCGGCTAACAGAATACCTGTAATATGCATAGTAAAGATGCGAGAGAATAAAAGCCGTTAATAAGCAGTTATAATGAGGAGATTGAGATGTTAAAACAAGTCATTGCCAGCGGTGTGTTACTCGCATTATCTTTTCAGAGCTGGGCAGAAGAGAATACTTGTCAATATGCGGGGATTACTTTGCATGGCAAGGTTAAAAAGGTTGATAGCTTTCCTGATATTAAAATTCAGGTGGTGACATCTTTCCCTGATTTACGGGTACAAGTTGTACAAAGTTTTCCTGATAATTGCGGTCAATGGCAATGGGTTGATAGCTTTCCTGATTTTACTGTGCAATTTGTTGACAGTTTCCCCCAATTAAAAATCCAATATGTTGATGCATTTTCAGGTAAACCGTAAGGCAATCAGGCTACTTTAACGGGCTAGTAATAGCGGTAAAGATTTTTTAATCAACCCTTCTAAATAGGCAACATCTGGTAACCACGCGCTTTCTAAGCGTTCATTATCAGCAAGTTGAATACCATAGACTAAACCTTTACGTTTTTCTTCGTAAGGATTTAATAAATTTTCAGGTTTAATAGACAACGCTTGAGGAATATCTGTTGCGAGAAAGGCATAGAAAGGCAACATTTGTGGCGCTTCTAGCCCATACAGTACAACAATACGATAGTTTTCAGATAAATCAATAGCGGGTAACGACAACGCCGTATTAATGGAAAGAACAGGTACTTTTTGCTCACGCCATAACACAGTTCCTAATAACCAATCGGGTTGCGTTTCTGCAACAGGGGTTGGGTTAGTATAGGGCGTTACTTCAGCAACTAATGTGCTTGGTAATAAAAAATTACCACTACTAATAGGTATGAGTAAACTGCGTACAACATTTTCATTCAGTGACATATATTGTTCTCCAGTTTACCTATCAATGCGTAATATTGGCTGTTGCCATCGATTCGGCTAACAAAGTATTGATATTATCCAATAACTCCGTTTCATTAAACGGCTTGCCTAAATAACGGTTAATACCAATTTTTTCCGCACGATCACGATGTTTTGTCCCTGTGCGTGAAGTAATCATGATAATTGGGATATGTTTCCACGTAGGATTATTCCGAACTTGTGTGGCTAATTCATAACCATCCATACGGGGCATTTCCACATCTAACAACATCAAATCAGGGGTATGTTCCTGCAATTGTGCAATGGCATCCACCCCATCTTTTGCGGTTAATACTTCCATTCCTTGTCGTTTTAATAAACGTGCGGTCACTTTACGAACCGTGATAGAGTCATCAACCACCATGATAGTTTTCACTGTCACAGGTTTCTCTTCAATGACAGGCTCTACAACTTTTTGTTGTTGCTCGTATTGTGGCGTTGTATCTGCACGTGTAATTGTTGGAATATCTAAAATGAGCACAACACGTCCATCACCAAGAATTGTTGCACCTGCAATCCAGCGGATTGTACCAATCTGAATCCCGACAGATTTCACAACGATTTCTTTACTTCCTTCAATTCCATCAACCAATAACGCAATACGACGATCACCTGTACGAACCAGTAACATAGGCACTAAGCTAGAGTCAATTGAAGCATTTCTACCAATGCCTAACAATTCCCCTAAATGGAAAACACGGTAATTATTATCCATATACTTGTAATAATGCAGTTCATCGGCGTTATGCAGTACTTCTTGACGAGGTGCACGCATGACGGCATCAACATGGTTTAAAGGTACTGCCATCGTTTCTTCCCCAACATGTACCATTAATGCTTGAGTAATGGTTAATGATAAGGGTAAACGAATCTCAAAAAGCGTACCTTCCCCTGTTTTAGAATGGATTTGTAAACTGCCGCCCAGTTGTTTAATTTCTGTACTGACTACATCCATACCAACACCGCGTCCAGAGACTTGAGTGATTTTCGTCGCAGTACTAAAAGAAGGTTCTAAAATAAACTGCATTAACTCTTGATCGCTGATGACTGTACCCTGTTGTATCATCTTACGTTCTTCCGCTTTTTTGCGGATAGCAGGTAAATTTAAGCCTGCGCCATCATCAGATACTTTAACAATAAGTTCAGCACCTTCACGGGATATATCGATAATAATTGTTGCATTCGGTGATTTGCCAAGCTGTTGACGAATTTGCGGTTCTTCTACACCATGTCCAATTGCGTTACGTAACATATGCTCTAAAGGGGCAACAACACGATTTAAAACAGTTCTTTCAAACTCGATACTTTCCCCTTTAATCTGGAACTCTACTTGTTTACGTAATTCACGCGCGGTTAAACGGGCAATACGTTGTAGTCTTGGAGAAATTCTTGAAAATGGCACCATGCGAGTGCGCAAAATTCCTTCTTGTAATTCAGCACCAATACGACTTTGTTGAATTAATAACGCATCACTTTGACGTGCAAGAATTTTTAACGCATCTTGAATATTAAACAAGTCGTTAATGGTTTCCATTAAGCTACGCGATAATTGTTGTAAAACAGAGAAGCGATCTAACTCTAACGGATCGAACTCTTCATCGTCTTGCATTTCATCAGAATAATGGGAAATAATTTGTGCTTCGGTTTCAATTTCTAAACGACGTAACTGATCACGTAGCCGCGCAACAGTCTGTTCCATTTCAGATAGGTTATTCTTGACCGCGCCCTGTTGCTGTTCCATATGTGCACGGGAAATGGAAAGTTCACCTGCTAAATTAGTGAGTTTATCGATTAACGTGACACGCACCCGAATACGATCTTCACCGTTTTCGGTCATTTCTGATTCACGTTCAGCACGCTCCGCTTTTTCTTCTTCTTCCGCTGTGAGGGCATCAGCTGGTTTTTGAGTGGAGCTTGTTTCGACGGTTGGTGTTGCTGTCGTGGTTAGTGGAGGCATTGGTATCGTTGTTGCGACAGTGTGCTCTTCTTCATCAGAGCCGACTGCATCCTGAATTTGACTAATTAAATCAACAGGCATGTCCAATGCGACACCAGAACGAACCGCTTCCAACATTGCAGCTAACTCATCTACACTGTTTTGTACAATTTCTTGTAATTTAGGGTTAGATTGCGCATTTCCCTCAACAATCCGCGTTAATACAGACTCTAAATGATGGCTTAAATCGCCCATTGGAACAATGCCAACCATCCGTGCTCCACCCTTTAAGGTGTGCAGTTCGCGTTGTAATTCTTTTAATAATTGCAAATTATTGGGAGCTGTTTTCCAACGCTCAATTAAACTCTGTGTATTTTCTAGTATTTCCTCAGCTTCTTCGAGGAAAATAGCCATAAATTCATCAGTCGCTTCTGTTGTCTCAGGTACAAATCCGATGTTGTTCGTGTTGGCAACACTTGTTTCTGAAGCGACTAAAGGCGGTAATGCTTTAATTGCAATTTGGGCTTTTTGTAATAGATTTTTTTGCTGTGTTGGTTCTACAGTATCATTATTAACTAATATTTCAATGAGTTGTTTAGCCTCTTCGAAAATTTTTAACCCTTCTAAGGATAAAGGTAATTTTCGTTCTGCTAAGGCACGCGCATAAGTTTCCATGGGTGCTGCAATATCAGAAATACTCGTTACATCAACACTACGTGAACTACCATTTAAGGTATGAAAAGCGCGAATAACATCCTGTTCAATGGGCGCGTTCAAATTAGCTCTATGAAAAGCTAGGGAGTCCGTTAGTGTTGTTAAATGCGTGATGGCTTCATTTTTAAAAATATTGAAGAGAATAGGGTCTATTGTTTCTGTATCTTCTAGCTCTAGAAAATGTTTATCCTCTTCTTCAATTTCAATCGCGGTATGATGGGCAACTCTATCAGCTAATAATGCTTGTTCTGCAAGTCGTTCTTCTTCATCTTCCGTTAGTTGAGATATATCACCCATCATCTCTAAGGAGAGATCAGCGGGCAAATCAGCAAGTTCATCACGCATTGCTAATTCATCATCGATACTTTCTAAAGCGGGTAATTCTTCTAAACTTTCTGTTGCTAATGGTTCGTCAGTAGGCAAATCAGCAAGTTCATCACTCATTGCTAATTCGTCATCAACACTTTCTAAAGCGGGTAATTCTTCTAAATTTTCTGTTGCTAATGATTCGTCAGCAGAACCTTCTAATATATTGACGGATTCTTTAATATCTGTAGTGATGGTTTCATTAATAGCAGAAGGTTTAGTACTTGTGTCAGCTTCAAACTCGCCTAATTCCTTACCCTTTGTTTGGGTAAGATATTCTGTTTGAGAA is part of the Beggiatoa alba B18LD genome and encodes:
- a CDS encoding OmpA family protein, with the protein product MMQVSSMTYIRLLSLCFFLAGCQTLPKPPQQVVDYPISFEAAVTAVTHQLLGTLAKQQAGNQLIIVLDPFVDANSGDVLEISRSIEEDMIAEGKKYYPSYILDRLTPALLRRAQYVLNGTINLRDYQLSTESATDKYYQLSASLVDLKTGVVIAHAMSWIADADLNYVRTPLYRNSPTFFKDKRVQSQIETAETHEGKSADDEYYSSLDTNALLVEAETAYENTNYTKAHYLFQKAAARSDGQVMKTYLGLYETTRKTEKENVANQEAAFTKLLALSIQETNSLNIRFLFEVNSIEFINNNSIRQQYAEWLRMISRFLQKNSYCFQVVGHSSKTGKADYNLKLSVERAEHVRQLLAVELPSLATQSKAIGKGFSENLVGSGTDDAQDAIDRRVELSIVNCQDFKVTP
- a CDS encoding glycosyltransferase family 4 protein, which translates into the protein MRIAHLESSLHWGGQELRIIEQMLWLRAHGHQVWLIAHSRSAILHEARRYGLSCLPLDIHNAFSLPILWQLYHFLHVQQIELIDTHSSKDSYQACWIKWLTGITVVRSRHVTNPIRHSFVHRLIWQYGNDRVIVTAQTIKAQLVSFGLKSIHAIDVAIAGVDETRFYPQLREKNQALRASLGISTDHWIIANIGMIREDKGQLFFVQACQEIAQHFSNVTFLQIGEATENSQAYKQQVLTAVAHSTYQTHFHFLGYRVNIEDYLSICDVIIIASIATEAQTRLVSQAFLTKTAVVATSTGGLVEMIEHEKTGLLCPAQSAHALAENTMRLLREPSLREQLCLNALQHANQHWTLTQMMNGMLNSYQQAFMSNHKLQLTHAI
- the mutL gene encoding DNA mismatch repair endonuclease MutL — protein: MMNTTDLSDIPSIALLPLPVANQIAAGEVIERPASVVKELLENSVDAGADHIDIEIEKGGVGLIRIRDNGCGIRATELELAVSRHATNKIRTLTDLEQLHSLGFRGEALASIASVSQFAMHSRFYSAEHGYSLLLNTFSQIPTIEPVPHPVGTTVEVRELFYNTPARRKFLRAEKTEFGHIQEVVKRLALSRFNVSFTLQHHAKTVLTLKKTTDEASRLLRIGQLCGTEFMQNALTVQYENQMIRLSGWISPPSYARGQADQQYFFVNGRVVRDKLVSHAIRAAYQDVLYSGRHPCYVLYLEIAPHEVDVNVHPTKHEVRFVQQGWIHHFLASSLQQTLGQTRPSNSVNIADHLDNTATTFARPHLDNRPSPQYQPALAIAPTPELTVQESQQFYQVLHQAKLQTTTETQAPPESVIPPLGYARAQLHGIFIIAENAQGLVLVDMHAAHERITYERMKTAWETHRLTAQYLLVPVTVFISETDADQLDTFHETLLRLGFEITRAGRESLLVRQVPQLLIQADIALLVQALLSDLIRFGSSAVLDTHIHEIFATMACHHSVRANRQLSLSEMNALLRDMEATERSNQCNHGRPTWVQLSLKELDSLFLRGR
- a CDS encoding nucleotidyltransferase family protein, with the translated sequence MHITGILLAAGQSQRFGSPKLRHILPQQQLPLILASAQILQPWVKQLLVVVRPDDIELQRLLTIAGYTYVICEASTLGMGHSLACGVQASATADAWLVALADMPFIQAQTIQRLVTHLENGVALVAPYYRGKRGHPVGFAHQFYTPLSQLTGDSGARAIIEAHITTLLPLHGDDKGILQDIDTIDDLPPA
- the mlaD gene encoding outer membrane lipid asymmetry maintenance protein MlaD, producing MYSRTLEIWVGVFVMLGFLALLLLTLKVSNLGSLYNDAGYLVTAKFQNIGGLKVKAPVKVSGVTIGRVTDIRFDNNTYKAIATLRIEPQFDKLPADTSASIFTSGLLGEQYIGLEPGGDVEYLHSNSEIYLTQSAMVLEQLIGQFLYRSAANGVENSEKK
- a CDS encoding prepilin-type N-terminal cleavage/methylation domain-containing protein, whose product is MLKPSRFTSQYGFTLFEILLVMAIIALAAAIVIPHLNSGKSTLFQAQLREAIAALNYARRSAIIEGTSKVVKFYEGKETEDIDKTPSVNNWVSRGATLQWGGEITTKDKSVYEIVFYPEGGSSGGEIILEYEGMKAKITVNPLTGKIESDFFSDKP
- a CDS encoding chemotaxis protein CheW, translating into MSLNENVVRSLLIPISSGNFLLPSTLVAEVTPYTNPTPVAETQPDWLLGTVLWREQKVPVLSINTALSLPAIDLSENYRIVVLYGLEAPQMLPFYAFLATDIPQALSIKPENLLNPYEEKRKGLVYGIQLADNERLESAWLPDVAYLEGLIKKSLPLLLAR
- a CDS encoding J domain-containing protein; translation: MTMRDYYQILEITPDADQEEIKRAYRRLAQKYHPDRSPEANAAQCFQTIQEAYDTLKDPIQRIEYNRTRKVIKPYSFSWLRNQFYAWRRARENDYALKSAEQRVYAQDDDDNSFDYKGLMIGIGLLLFGGIAGAGVHYLWASPTVSTGLTASPALSSSSTAEKTTGSSEYQFALFLIENTNNLDLIDTLERLSQQQQINVFADAQVKAALLHYYDKQYTVTTPEQALQILTKLQVKYPQDNLIAERQQQLQQIVGAAPTLTSSVNGANQLDTKSPPDSSLPVQDNPATPPVLANLATPLPTETSPPTEREAHPTTETTAITTPVPVEPIAEPINTVETADSVITNDANNLVTAPVAMTAITQRLAVCRTHINEQRLTYGQDSALNCYREVLRMDPRNLAARQGIDNLKNSFLSRFDSLLEQQRVDKAKSYIRSLERIDPRLPILKELRLKVVELENKIQAASVLFSETANKCAELIRKLSVGLNLAPHEDVYFKENCH